Proteins from one Listeria weihenstephanensis genomic window:
- the prli42 gene encoding stressosome-associated protein Prli42 translates to MTNKKVAKVIVILMLVAIVASSVLTGVLMFL, encoded by the coding sequence ATGACTAACAAAAAAGTTGCTAAAGTAATCGTTATTTTAATGCTAGTTGCAATCGTTGCTTCTTCTGTGTTAACAGGGGTTTTGATGTTCTTATAA
- a CDS encoding dihydrolipoamide acetyltransferase family protein, with amino-acid sequence MALEKITMPQLGESVTEGTISQWLVAPGDHVNKYDALAEVLTDKVTAEIPSSFTGTIKELIAEEDETLDVGAVICILETEGEAAESEEKETATTQQATPEQTPASKKAPVKQSAGAGRFSPAVLTLAAEHGIDLANVSGSGRDGRITRKDVLAYVENGAPVANVAKPTEEPKAVSTPSQPSAPMPTSQVGDREVPIDGIRKAIAKHMVASKHEIPHAWMMVEADATGLVRHRDALKNKFKAEEGYSLTYFAFFVKAVAQALKEFPILNSTWAGDKIIERADINISIAVATDSHLFVPVIKNADEKSIKGIAREISQLAAKARAGKLTQDDMSGGTFTVNSTGSFGSVQSMGIINHPQAAILQVESIVKRPVVIDDMIAIRNMVNLCLSIDHRILDGLVAGRFLNKVKQNIETITKENTPIY; translated from the coding sequence ATGGCACTTGAAAAAATTACAATGCCACAACTTGGTGAAAGCGTAACAGAGGGAACGATTAGCCAGTGGTTAGTTGCACCTGGTGACCACGTAAATAAATACGATGCCTTAGCAGAAGTATTGACGGATAAAGTAACAGCAGAAATCCCATCTTCTTTTACAGGTACAATCAAAGAATTAATCGCAGAAGAAGATGAAACATTAGATGTTGGAGCTGTGATTTGTATTTTAGAAACAGAAGGTGAAGCTGCGGAGTCGGAAGAAAAAGAAACAGCGACGACGCAACAAGCTACTCCTGAACAAACGCCAGCCTCTAAAAAAGCACCCGTGAAACAATCAGCGGGAGCAGGTCGTTTTTCACCGGCAGTCTTAACGCTTGCAGCAGAACATGGCATCGATTTAGCTAATGTGAGTGGCTCAGGTCGCGATGGCCGAATTACGCGAAAAGATGTGCTTGCTTATGTAGAAAATGGCGCGCCAGTTGCTAATGTCGCGAAACCAACAGAAGAACCTAAAGCTGTATCAACACCGTCACAGCCTAGCGCTCCGATGCCAACAAGTCAAGTTGGTGATCGTGAAGTTCCGATTGATGGAATCAGAAAAGCGATTGCAAAACACATGGTTGCAAGCAAACACGAAATTCCACATGCTTGGATGATGGTCGAAGCAGACGCAACGGGCCTTGTTCGCCATCGTGATGCGCTCAAAAACAAATTCAAAGCAGAAGAGGGCTATTCGCTAACGTATTTTGCATTTTTCGTGAAAGCTGTAGCACAAGCGCTGAAAGAGTTCCCAATTTTAAATAGTACATGGGCTGGCGATAAAATCATTGAACGCGCGGATATCAATATTTCCATTGCTGTTGCGACGGATAGCCACCTTTTCGTTCCTGTTATTAAAAATGCAGACGAGAAATCGATCAAAGGAATTGCTCGTGAGATCAGTCAACTAGCGGCTAAAGCGCGTGCTGGGAAATTAACACAAGACGATATGTCGGGTGGCACGTTCACGGTGAATAGTACAGGTTCATTTGGTTCTGTACAATCGATGGGAATCATCAATCATCCGCAAGCAGCGATTTTGCAAGTCGAGTCCATTGTGAAACGTCCTGTGGTTATTGACGATATGATTGCAATCCGTAATATGGTGAATCTATGTCTGTCAATTGATCACCGTATTTTAGACGGACTAGTTGCTGGACGATTCTTAAATAAAGTCAAACAAAATATAGAAACCATCACGAAAGAAAATACACCAATTTATTAA
- a CDS encoding alpha-ketoacid dehydrogenase subunit beta: protein MPVISYIDAITAALREEMERDENVFILGEDVGKKGGVFKATAGLYDQFGEDRVLDTPLAESAIAGVGIGAAMYGMRPVAEMQFADFIMPAVNQIISEASRIRYRSNNDWDCPIVFRAPYGGGVHGALYHSQSIEKVFSGQPGLKIVMPSSPYDAKGLLKAAIRDNDPVLFLEHKRAYRLIKGEVPDTDYTVPIGKANVVREGDDLTVITYGLAVHFAQQAAEKLASDGIEAEILDLRTIYPLDKEAIIEAAKKTGKVLLVTEDNKEGSIIGEVAATIAEHCLFDLDAPIKRLAGPDTPAMPFAPTMEKYFMINPDKVEKAMRDLAEF, encoded by the coding sequence ATGCCTGTCATTTCATATATTGATGCGATTACGGCCGCGCTTCGTGAAGAAATGGAACGCGATGAAAATGTATTTATTTTAGGAGAAGATGTCGGGAAAAAAGGAGGCGTATTTAAAGCAACTGCTGGCCTCTACGACCAATTTGGCGAAGACCGCGTGCTCGATACGCCACTTGCTGAATCCGCTATTGCTGGTGTTGGTATCGGTGCTGCGATGTATGGCATGCGTCCTGTTGCTGAAATGCAATTTGCTGATTTTATCATGCCTGCGGTGAACCAAATTATTTCCGAAGCATCGCGCATTCGTTACCGCTCAAACAATGATTGGGATTGCCCGATTGTATTTAGAGCGCCATACGGTGGGGGTGTTCATGGTGCACTTTATCATTCCCAATCGATCGAGAAAGTTTTCTCAGGCCAACCGGGACTTAAAATTGTGATGCCATCGAGCCCATACGATGCTAAAGGACTTTTGAAAGCTGCGATTCGCGATAATGATCCAGTTCTTTTCTTGGAGCACAAGCGCGCGTACCGTCTTATTAAAGGCGAAGTTCCAGACACAGATTATACGGTTCCGATTGGTAAAGCAAATGTTGTCCGCGAAGGCGATGATTTAACGGTCATCACATATGGTTTAGCCGTGCATTTTGCGCAACAAGCCGCCGAAAAATTAGCGAGCGATGGCATTGAAGCTGAAATTCTGGATCTCCGCACGATTTATCCGTTAGACAAAGAAGCCATTATCGAAGCTGCGAAAAAGACCGGAAAAGTGCTACTCGTAACGGAAGATAATAAAGAAGGTAGCATCATTGGCGAAGTAGCCGCAACCATCGCGGAACATTGCCTCTTTGATCTGGATGCACCAATCAAGCGTTTAGCTGGTCCAGATACCCCAGCGATGCCTTTTGCACCAACTATGGAGAAATATTTTATGATCAATCCAGATAAAGTTGAAAAAGCGATGCGTGATTTAGCGGAATTTTAA
- a CDS encoding thiamine pyrophosphate-dependent dehydrogenase E1 component subunit alpha, with the protein MGLKETGLSDETLLEMYKKLLLTRRIDERLWLLNRSGKIPFTISGQGQEIAQIGAAFAFDLEKDYCLPYYRDLAVVLSFGMTARDIMLSAFAKAEDPNSGGRQMPAHFGQKSNRIVTQSSPVTTQFPHAAGIGLAAKMKKDPIVAYTSTGEGSSNQGDFHEGINFASVHKLPVVFVIHNNQYAISVPVEKQYAAAKLSDRALGYGIPGVRVDGNNMTEVYLAFKEATDRARRGEGPTLIETMTYRFTPHSSDDDDRSYRTLEEVNKAKERDPLAVYTEELEALGILDDAKKEAFEKEVMTLVNDATDYAEAASYAEPESALLHVYEEPTN; encoded by the coding sequence ATGGGATTAAAAGAAACAGGTTTATCAGATGAAACCTTATTAGAAATGTATAAGAAATTACTCTTAACACGACGCATTGATGAGCGCTTATGGTTGCTCAATCGATCTGGGAAAATACCGTTTACAATATCAGGACAAGGACAGGAAATTGCTCAAATCGGTGCAGCATTTGCTTTTGATTTGGAGAAAGATTACTGTCTGCCTTATTACCGCGATCTTGCCGTTGTCCTTTCATTCGGTATGACTGCGCGCGACATCATGCTCAGTGCATTCGCAAAAGCGGAAGATCCAAACTCTGGCGGTCGCCAAATGCCTGCTCATTTCGGTCAAAAATCAAACCGAATCGTGACGCAAAGCTCGCCGGTAACAACACAATTTCCGCATGCAGCAGGAATTGGTCTCGCTGCGAAAATGAAAAAAGATCCAATCGTTGCCTATACTTCTACAGGCGAAGGTTCCTCCAATCAAGGCGATTTTCATGAAGGTATCAATTTTGCGAGTGTGCATAAATTGCCTGTTGTCTTCGTGATCCATAATAACCAGTATGCGATATCTGTTCCAGTTGAGAAGCAATATGCTGCTGCAAAACTTTCCGATCGCGCCCTAGGTTACGGCATTCCAGGCGTTCGCGTCGATGGAAATAACATGACCGAAGTTTACTTAGCATTTAAAGAAGCGACCGATCGTGCCCGTCGTGGGGAAGGCCCAACTTTGATTGAAACAATGACATACCGCTTCACGCCTCATTCCTCAGACGATGATGATAGAAGCTATCGGACACTAGAAGAAGTAAACAAAGCGAAAGAACGCGATCCACTTGCTGTTTACACGGAAGAATTAGAAGCGCTCGGTATTCTAGACGACGCCAAAAAAGAAGCGTTTGAAAAAGAAGTGATGACATTGGTGAACGATGCAACAGACTACGCGGAAGCGGCAAGTTATGCAGAACCAGAATCAGCCCTACTTCACGTCTACGAAGAACCGACCAATTAA